The following proteins are co-located in the Microbacterium immunditiarum genome:
- the tal gene encoding transaldolase, with the protein MSTPTKKLVDAGVSIWLDDLSRQRIETGNLAGLITDRNVSGVTTNPTIFAAAIGQGHGYDEPLRALAAEGATAADAIFSLTTTDVRDAADILRPAYDATDGVDGRVSIEVSPDLAHDTQATIAQAKELWTEVDRPNVHIKIPATRAGLPAITAVLAEGISVNVTLIFSLDRYAEVIDAFLSGIEQAKANGRDISKIHSVASFFVSRVDTEVDKRLAAIGTDEAAELKSRAGVANARLAYELFEREFATDRAKALTDAGAHVQRPLWASTGVKDPSLPDTLYVTELVAPGTVNTMPEKTLEATFDHADITGDTVTGSYADAHGVIDGLATVGVDFADVTQVLEDEGVDKFIASWHELQGTVRTALEEALQGAR; encoded by the coding sequence ATGAGCACCCCCACGAAGAAGCTGGTCGACGCCGGCGTCAGCATCTGGCTGGACGACCTCTCGCGTCAGCGGATCGAGACCGGCAACCTCGCCGGCCTGATCACCGACCGCAACGTGTCGGGCGTGACCACGAATCCCACGATCTTCGCCGCGGCGATCGGTCAGGGCCACGGCTACGACGAGCCGCTCCGCGCGCTCGCGGCGGAGGGCGCGACGGCCGCCGACGCGATCTTCTCGCTGACGACGACCGACGTACGCGACGCGGCAGACATCCTCCGTCCCGCTTACGACGCGACGGACGGCGTCGACGGCCGCGTGTCGATCGAGGTCTCCCCCGATCTCGCGCACGACACCCAGGCGACGATCGCGCAGGCGAAGGAGCTGTGGACCGAGGTCGACCGGCCGAACGTCCACATCAAGATCCCCGCGACGAGGGCGGGTCTGCCCGCGATCACCGCGGTGCTCGCGGAGGGCATCTCGGTGAACGTCACGCTCATCTTCAGCCTCGACCGCTACGCCGAGGTCATCGACGCGTTCCTCTCGGGCATCGAGCAGGCCAAGGCGAACGGCCGCGACATCTCGAAGATCCACTCGGTCGCCTCGTTCTTCGTGTCGCGCGTCGACACCGAGGTCGACAAGCGCCTCGCGGCGATCGGCACCGACGAGGCGGCCGAGCTGAAGTCCCGTGCGGGCGTCGCGAACGCACGGCTCGCGTACGAGCTGTTCGAGCGCGAGTTCGCGACGGACCGCGCGAAGGCCCTGACGGATGCCGGAGCCCACGTTCAGCGTCCGCTGTGGGCGTCGACCGGTGTGAAGGACCCGTCGCTGCCCGACACCCTCTACGTCACCGAGCTCGTCGCTCCGGGCACCGTCAACACGATGCCCGAGAAGACGCTCGAGGCGACGTTCGACCACGCCGACATCACCGGCGACACCGTCACCGGCAGCTACGCCGACGCGCACGGCGTGATCGACGGCCTCGCGACGGTGGGCGTCGATTTCGCCGACGTCACCCAGGTGCTCGAGGACGAGGGCGTCGACAAGTTCATCGCCTCATGGCACGAGCTCCAGGGCACGGTCCGGACGGCGCTCGAAGAGGCCCTTCAGGGGGCACGATGA
- the tkt gene encoding transketolase, with protein sequence MSELRWDEIDRRAVDTARVLAADAVEKVGNGHPGTAMSLAPAAYLLYQRVMRHDPSDVHWVGRDRFILSAGHSSLTQYVQLYLGGFGLELGDLESLRTWGSLTPGHPEYGHTDGVEITTGPLGQGLASSVGFAYAARYERGLFDPDAAAGESPFDHHIYVIASDGDLQEGVTSEASSLAGHQGLGNLVVIYDSNQISIEDDTNVAFTEDVAKRYEAYGWQVQTVDWKRTGQYVEDVPELYAAIEAAKGETDRPSLIILKTIIGWPSPGKQNTGKIHGSALGADELAATKKVLGWDPEQTFVVPDGVLQHTRGSLAERAAAEHEAWQKKWDAWAAANPERKALFDRLQARELPADIADALPRFEAGKDVSTRAASGQVINALAAELPELWGGSADLAESNLTTIKDAKSFIPTEWSTHEWAGDPYGRVLHFGIREHAMGAIVNGIVLHGPTRAFGGTFLIFSDYMRPAVRLAALMSIPSLFVWTHDSIALGEDGPTHQPIEQLAALRAIPNFTLVRPADANETAYAWLELLRRHGGPAGIALTRQNIPVFERGDGEASGDVLASAAGVAKGAYVLAEAPNGTPDVIIIATGSEVQLAVSARERLAAEGVNARVVSAPSLEWFAEQDEEYRESVLPSAVKARVSVEAGIALPWRGIVGDSGRSVSIEHFGASADYKTLFEKFGITADAVVEAARETIAATAGAAVVIEENA encoded by the coding sequence GTGTCGGAACTGCGTTGGGATGAGATCGATCGGCGCGCGGTGGACACCGCTCGCGTCCTGGCGGCGGACGCGGTGGAGAAGGTGGGGAACGGACACCCCGGCACGGCGATGAGCCTCGCTCCGGCGGCCTACCTCCTCTATCAGCGCGTCATGCGGCATGACCCCTCCGACGTGCATTGGGTCGGTCGCGACCGGTTCATCCTGTCGGCGGGTCACTCGTCGCTCACTCAGTACGTCCAGCTGTACCTCGGCGGGTTCGGCCTCGAGCTCGGCGACCTCGAGTCGCTGCGCACGTGGGGCTCGCTCACGCCGGGCCACCCCGAGTACGGCCACACCGACGGCGTCGAGATCACGACCGGGCCCCTCGGCCAGGGTCTCGCATCGTCGGTCGGGTTCGCGTACGCCGCTCGCTACGAGCGCGGACTCTTCGATCCGGATGCCGCGGCCGGCGAGTCCCCCTTCGACCACCACATCTACGTGATCGCGTCCGACGGGGACCTGCAGGAGGGCGTCACATCCGAGGCGTCGTCGCTCGCGGGGCACCAGGGCCTCGGCAACCTCGTCGTGATCTACGACTCGAACCAGATCTCGATCGAGGACGACACGAACGTCGCCTTCACCGAAGACGTCGCCAAGCGCTACGAGGCGTACGGCTGGCAGGTCCAGACGGTGGACTGGAAGCGCACCGGCCAGTACGTCGAGGACGTGCCCGAGCTCTACGCCGCGATCGAGGCCGCCAAGGGCGAGACCGACCGCCCGTCGCTCATCATCCTCAAGACGATCATCGGCTGGCCCTCTCCCGGCAAGCAGAACACCGGCAAGATCCACGGTTCGGCGCTCGGCGCCGACGAGCTGGCCGCCACCAAGAAGGTCCTCGGGTGGGACCCCGAGCAGACGTTCGTCGTGCCCGACGGCGTGCTCCAGCACACGCGCGGCTCGCTCGCCGAGCGCGCGGCCGCCGAGCACGAGGCGTGGCAGAAGAAGTGGGACGCGTGGGCGGCCGCGAACCCCGAGCGCAAGGCGCTCTTCGACCGGCTGCAGGCACGTGAGCTCCCGGCGGACATCGCCGACGCCCTGCCCCGGTTCGAGGCCGGCAAGGACGTGTCGACGCGGGCCGCGTCGGGTCAGGTCATCAACGCGCTGGCGGCGGAGCTGCCCGAGTTGTGGGGCGGCTCGGCCGACCTGGCGGAGTCGAACCTCACGACCATCAAGGACGCGAAGTCCTTCATCCCCACCGAGTGGTCCACCCACGAGTGGGCGGGCGACCCCTACGGGCGCGTCCTCCACTTCGGCATCCGCGAGCACGCCATGGGGGCGATCGTCAACGGCATCGTGCTGCACGGCCCGACACGCGCGTTCGGTGGCACGTTCCTCATCTTCAGCGACTACATGCGCCCCGCCGTCCGTCTCGCGGCGCTCATGAGCATCCCGTCGCTGTTCGTGTGGACGCACGACTCGATCGCGCTCGGCGAGGACGGCCCGACGCACCAGCCGATCGAGCAGCTGGCCGCGCTGCGCGCGATCCCGAATTTCACGCTGGTCCGCCCCGCCGACGCGAACGAGACCGCGTACGCGTGGCTCGAGCTGCTGCGTCGCCACGGCGGCCCCGCCGGCATCGCACTCACGCGCCAGAACATCCCCGTGTTCGAGCGCGGCGACGGCGAGGCATCCGGCGATGTGCTCGCATCGGCCGCGGGCGTCGCGAAGGGCGCGTACGTCCTGGCCGAGGCGCCGAACGGCACGCCCGACGTGATCATCATCGCGACCGGTTCCGAGGTGCAGCTCGCCGTCTCGGCGCGCGAGCGTCTCGCCGCCGAGGGCGTGAACGCCCGTGTCGTGTCCGCCCCGTCGCTGGAGTGGTTCGCCGAGCAGGACGAGGAGTACCGCGAGAGCGTGCTGCCGTCGGCGGTCAAGGCTCGCGTGTCCGTCGAGGCCGGCATCGCGCTCCCGTGGCGTGGCATCGTCGGCGACAGCGGCCGCTCCGTGTCGATCGAGCACTTCGGCGCGTCGGCCGACTACAAGACCCTGTTCGAGAAGTTCGGCATCACCGCCGACGCCGTCGTCGAGGCGGCCCGAGAGACCATCGCGGCCACCGCAGGGGCGGCCGTCGTCATCGAGGAGAACGCATGA
- a CDS encoding heme o synthase yields MDIKTTAGAGASTDSARRPRHGLGRTVRAYVALTKPRVLELLLVTTVPVMILAQGGFPNLWLVLATVIGGSMSAGSAAAFNMYLDRDIDAHMQRTENRPLVTGEVSPRGALIFAWALAVGSTLWLLATTNWLAATLSAAAIFFYVVIYTMVLKRRTEQNIVWGGIAGCFPVLIGWTAVTGSLAWPPVILFVLVFLWTPPHYWPLSMKYRHDYEEADVPMLGATRDGSQVGLQVILYAWATVACSLLLIPVAGMGLVYSVSAVVFGGWFIYESHRLYNRAVRGTEPRPMRVFHASISYLTLLFVAIAVDPLLPF; encoded by the coding sequence ATGGACATCAAGACGACGGCCGGCGCCGGTGCATCGACCGACTCGGCGCGGCGCCCGCGTCACGGCCTGGGGCGCACCGTCCGGGCATACGTCGCACTCACCAAGCCCCGCGTGCTCGAGCTGCTGCTCGTGACGACCGTCCCGGTGATGATCCTCGCGCAGGGCGGGTTCCCGAACCTGTGGCTTGTCCTCGCGACCGTGATCGGTGGCTCCATGAGCGCCGGGTCCGCGGCCGCGTTCAACATGTACCTCGACCGCGACATCGACGCGCACATGCAGCGCACCGAGAACCGGCCGCTCGTGACGGGCGAGGTCTCTCCGCGCGGGGCGCTCATCTTCGCGTGGGCGCTGGCCGTCGGGTCGACGTTGTGGCTTCTGGCAACGACCAACTGGCTCGCCGCGACGCTTTCGGCCGCCGCGATCTTCTTCTACGTCGTGATCTACACGATGGTCCTCAAGCGCCGCACCGAGCAGAACATCGTGTGGGGCGGGATCGCCGGATGCTTCCCGGTGCTGATCGGATGGACCGCCGTCACCGGATCACTCGCGTGGCCGCCGGTCATCCTCTTCGTGCTCGTCTTCCTGTGGACGCCGCCGCACTACTGGCCGCTGTCGATGAAGTATCGCCACGACTATGAAGAGGCCGACGTGCCGATGCTCGGCGCGACTCGGGACGGATCGCAGGTCGGGCTCCAGGTGATCCTCTACGCGTGGGCGACCGTCGCGTGCTCGCTCCTGCTCATCCCCGTCGCCGGCATGGGGCTCGTGTACTCGGTGTCGGCTGTCGTCTTCGGCGGCTGGTTCATCTACGAGTCGCACCGCCTCTACAACCGCGCCGTGCGGGGTACCGAGCCGCGTCCGATGCGCGTCTTCCACGCCTCGATCTCGTACCTGACGCTGCTGTTCGTCGCGATCGCGGTCGACCCCCTTCTGCCGTTCTGA
- a CDS encoding COX15/CtaA family protein codes for MSSPTRPGRWLLIAAWLSFVAEVVIIGTGGAVRLTGSGLGCSEWPLCTPESLVPTEELGIHGFIEFGNRTLTGVVGVLALAVLVLTFLHVRSRRGLRLTIWFAAGGIVAGVAAAVIAGAFAAPAFVVFSSVVLVAVIAAAIVTVRTVSERRDLVVLAWIVVAGVVAQALVGGITVLTGLNPFIVGFHYVSSVVLVAVTAAYLVRAYDGPGPRERAVPVWFAVLTHLTTAALAVTLAFGVLTTANGPHSGDANVIRTGFDASVLAHVHSVPGYVLGGLLVLLVGAGAVLRLPTLRWSIALLAVVVAQIVVGVYQAREGLPPIAVGIHMVLAALAAAAMTVVVLRLKRPVAPVAGVDEGDRVEASASSN; via the coding sequence GTGTCTTCCCCCACGCGTCCCGGCAGGTGGCTGCTGATCGCGGCGTGGCTGTCGTTCGTCGCCGAGGTCGTCATCATCGGCACGGGTGGAGCGGTCCGGCTCACCGGCTCCGGCCTGGGGTGCTCGGAGTGGCCGCTGTGCACGCCCGAATCGCTCGTCCCGACCGAAGAGCTGGGCATCCACGGGTTCATCGAGTTCGGCAATCGTACCCTGACGGGCGTCGTCGGCGTGCTGGCGCTCGCCGTGCTCGTCCTGACCTTCCTGCACGTGCGCTCACGCCGCGGGCTGCGCCTGACGATCTGGTTCGCGGCGGGGGGAATCGTCGCGGGTGTCGCGGCCGCGGTCATCGCCGGCGCCTTCGCCGCGCCCGCGTTCGTCGTCTTCTCGTCGGTGGTGCTCGTCGCCGTCATCGCCGCGGCGATCGTGACGGTGCGCACCGTCTCTGAGCGCAGAGACCTCGTCGTGCTCGCGTGGATCGTGGTGGCGGGCGTCGTGGCGCAGGCCCTCGTCGGCGGCATCACGGTGCTGACGGGCCTCAACCCGTTCATCGTCGGCTTCCACTACGTGTCGTCGGTCGTGCTCGTCGCGGTGACGGCCGCGTACCTCGTGCGCGCCTACGACGGTCCCGGGCCGCGCGAGCGCGCCGTGCCGGTGTGGTTCGCGGTCCTCACGCACCTGACGACCGCCGCCCTCGCCGTCACGCTCGCGTTCGGCGTGCTGACGACCGCGAACGGCCCGCACTCGGGCGACGCGAACGTCATCCGCACGGGATTCGACGCATCCGTGCTCGCGCACGTGCACTCGGTCCCCGGCTACGTCCTCGGCGGGCTGCTCGTGCTGCTCGTGGGCGCCGGGGCCGTCCTCCGCCTCCCCACCCTTCGCTGGTCGATCGCGCTCCTGGCGGTTGTGGTCGCGCAGATCGTCGTCGGCGTGTACCAGGCGCGCGAAGGCCTTCCGCCGATCGCGGTCGGCATCCACATGGTGCTCGCGGCCCTGGCCGCCGCGGCGATGACGGTGGTCGTGCTGCGCCTCAAGCGCCCGGTCGCGCCCGTGGCCGGCGTCGACGAGGGCGACCGGGTCGAGGCATCCGCCTCTTCGAACTGA
- the sufB gene encoding Fe-S cluster assembly protein SufB gives MSDVLIDRPELEGLGVYEFGWHDADAAGASARRGLNEAVVRDISALKAEPEWMLKNRLKGLQLFARKPMPTWGADLSEIDFDNIKYFVRSTEKQAQSWEDLPEDIRNTYERLGIPEAERQRLVAGVAAQYESEVVYHQIREDLEAQGVIFLDTDTALREHPEFFEEYFGTVIPAGDNKFAALNTAVWSGGSFVYVPKGVHVEIPLQAYFRINTENMGQFERTLIIADEGSYVHYIEGCTAPIYKSDSLHSAVVEIIVKKNARVRYTTIQNWSNNVYNLVTKRAVAHEGATMEWVDGNIGSKVTMKYPSIFLMGEHAKGETLSVAFAGPGQHQDAGAKMIHMAPYTQSSIVSKSIARGGGRAGYRGEVRVDANAHHSANTVRCDALLVDTISRSDTYPAIDIRVDDVQLGHEATVSKVSEEQLFYLMSRGMPEDEAMAMIVRGFIEPIARELPMEYALELNKLIEMGMEGSVG, from the coding sequence ATGTCGGATGTGCTGATCGACCGCCCCGAGCTCGAAGGGCTGGGGGTGTATGAGTTCGGCTGGCACGATGCCGACGCCGCCGGCGCGAGCGCGAGGCGCGGTCTCAACGAAGCCGTCGTGCGCGACATCTCCGCGCTGAAGGCCGAGCCCGAGTGGATGCTGAAGAACCGTCTCAAGGGTCTTCAGCTCTTCGCACGCAAGCCCATGCCGACGTGGGGCGCCGACCTCAGCGAGATCGACTTCGACAACATCAAGTACTTCGTGCGGTCGACAGAGAAGCAGGCCCAGTCGTGGGAGGACCTGCCCGAGGACATCCGCAACACGTATGAGCGTCTCGGCATCCCCGAGGCCGAGCGCCAGCGGCTCGTCGCCGGCGTCGCCGCGCAGTACGAGTCCGAGGTCGTCTACCACCAGATCCGCGAGGACCTCGAGGCGCAGGGCGTCATCTTCCTCGACACCGACACGGCGCTGCGCGAGCACCCCGAGTTCTTCGAGGAGTACTTCGGCACCGTGATCCCGGCGGGCGACAACAAGTTCGCCGCGCTCAACACCGCGGTGTGGTCCGGCGGCTCGTTCGTGTACGTGCCGAAGGGCGTGCATGTCGAGATCCCGCTCCAGGCGTACTTCCGCATCAACACCGAGAACATGGGCCAGTTCGAGCGGACGCTCATCATCGCCGACGAGGGCTCGTACGTGCACTACATCGAGGGCTGCACCGCCCCGATCTACAAGAGCGACTCGCTGCACTCGGCCGTCGTCGAGATCATCGTCAAGAAGAACGCGCGTGTGCGCTACACGACGATCCAGAACTGGTCGAACAACGTCTACAACCTCGTGACGAAGCGCGCCGTCGCCCACGAGGGCGCGACCATGGAGTGGGTCGACGGCAACATCGGCTCGAAGGTCACGATGAAGTACCCGTCGATCTTCCTCATGGGCGAGCACGCGAAGGGCGAGACGCTCTCGGTCGCCTTCGCGGGTCCCGGCCAGCACCAGGACGCCGGCGCCAAGATGATCCACATGGCGCCGTACACGCAGTCGTCGATCGTCTCGAAGTCGATCGCGCGCGGCGGCGGTCGCGCCGGCTACCGCGGCGAGGTCCGCGTCGACGCGAACGCCCACCACTCGGCGAACACCGTCCGCTGCGACGCGCTGCTCGTCGACACGATCTCCCGCTCCGACACGTACCCCGCGATCGACATCCGGGTCGACGACGTTCAGCTCGGCCACGAGGCGACCGTCTCGAAGGTCAGCGAGGAGCAGCTGTTCTATCTGATGAGTCGCGGCATGCCGGAGGACGAGGCGATGGCGATGATCGTGCGCGGCTTCATCGAGCCCATCGCACGTGAGCTGCCGATGGAGTACGCGCTCGAACTCAACAAGCTCATCGAGATGGGCATGGAAGGATCCGTCGGCTAG
- a CDS encoding oxidoreductase, translating to MSASRPVAIVTGASSGIGAATAERLARDGFTVYAAARRIERMQGLEASGINVVALDVTDDPASTAFVERVLAERGRIDALVNNAGYGAYGAFEEIPLDEARRQLDVNLFALARLTQLVLPSMRERRSGTIVNISSIGGRITTPLGSWYHASKFAVEGLSDALRIEVAPFGIRVVVIEPGAIETEWGGIARASALETSGTGPYRPLVESATAFLEASDRPGRASPPSVVADAIARAVAAKHPRTRYAVGSQARLAVGARRLLPDRVFDRVISRVFLGGMRPPR from the coding sequence ATGAGCGCCTCGCGTCCTGTCGCCATCGTGACCGGCGCGTCTTCGGGCATCGGCGCCGCCACGGCCGAGCGTCTGGCCCGCGACGGATTCACGGTGTACGCGGCGGCGCGGCGGATCGAACGGATGCAGGGGCTCGAGGCCTCCGGAATCAACGTCGTCGCGCTCGACGTGACCGACGATCCCGCATCGACGGCGTTCGTCGAGCGCGTCCTCGCCGAGCGGGGCCGCATCGACGCGCTCGTGAACAACGCGGGTTACGGCGCCTATGGGGCGTTCGAGGAGATTCCGCTCGACGAGGCGCGCCGGCAGTTGGACGTCAACCTCTTCGCGCTCGCGCGGCTGACGCAGCTCGTGCTCCCGTCGATGCGCGAGCGGCGCTCCGGCACGATCGTCAACATCTCGTCGATCGGCGGCAGGATCACCACGCCGCTGGGCTCGTGGTACCACGCGAGCAAGTTCGCGGTGGAGGGACTCAGCGACGCCCTGCGGATCGAGGTCGCGCCGTTCGGCATCCGCGTCGTCGTGATCGAGCCGGGCGCGATCGAGACCGAGTGGGGCGGCATCGCCCGCGCATCGGCCCTCGAGACCTCGGGCACGGGACCGTACCGGCCGCTCGTCGAGAGCGCGACGGCGTTCCTCGAGGCCTCGGATCGGCCGGGTCGCGCCTCTCCCCCATCGGTCGTCGCCGACGCGATCGCACGCGCCGTCGCCGCGAAGCATCCGCGCACTCGGTACGCCGTCGGGTCCCAGGCGCGCCTCGCCGTGGGCGCGAGACGGCTGCTGCCCGATCGCGTGTTCGACCGCGTCATCTCGCGGGTGTTCCTCGGCGGAATGCGCCCGCCGCGCTGA
- a CDS encoding glucose-6-phosphate isomerase, with translation MSFEIHVSGHVKSVVDETLPGLVADLVASGITAGDSTLWGPDAEDEASKRLGWVQAVSVSRPLVPEIEALRRELVAKGVTRVVLAGMGGSSLAPEVIAQTAGVPLVILDSTSPGQVLAAIDGDPESGGLEQTVLVVSSKSGSTVETDSAKRAFEAAFRDLGIDPVERIVVVTDPGSPLDESARADGYRVFNADPAVGGRYSALTAFGLVPAGLAGVDIEDLLTEADATLLEVAIDSPENPALVLAAAIAGGNPRRDKLGLVADGTHIVGLPDWIEQLVAESTGKQGTGILPVVLLPVSPEVETPPADLQIVRFVDDAEHFRLFERHEGEVLVSGSLAAQFVVWEYATAVAGRILGINPFDQPDVESAKVAARGLLDARPEPTPPAFTVEGVEVRVSDPALGASGTVAGVLDALWSRLAEDGYVSIQAYVNRLQLPQLQGLRELVAADSRRPATFGWGPRFLHSTGQYHKGGPATGVFLQILERTDVDLEIPDRPFTFGQLIEAQAAGDASVLAEHGRPVVTLTLTDPQVEVLSLFEAAQ, from the coding sequence GTGAGCTTTGAGATCCACGTCAGCGGCCATGTGAAATCGGTCGTCGACGAGACGCTCCCCGGCCTCGTGGCCGACCTCGTGGCATCCGGGATCACCGCCGGCGATTCCACCCTCTGGGGTCCCGACGCAGAGGACGAGGCGTCGAAGCGCCTCGGGTGGGTCCAGGCCGTCAGCGTCTCGCGCCCGCTCGTCCCCGAGATCGAGGCCCTGCGACGCGAGCTCGTCGCGAAGGGCGTCACGCGTGTCGTGCTCGCGGGCATGGGCGGATCGTCGCTCGCGCCCGAGGTCATCGCCCAGACGGCCGGCGTGCCGCTCGTGATCCTCGACTCGACGTCGCCCGGTCAGGTGCTCGCGGCGATCGACGGCGACCCCGAGAGCGGCGGTCTCGAGCAGACCGTGCTCGTGGTTTCGTCGAAGTCCGGCTCGACGGTCGAGACCGACTCGGCGAAGCGTGCCTTCGAGGCGGCGTTCCGCGACCTCGGCATCGACCCCGTCGAGCGCATCGTCGTGGTGACCGACCCGGGCTCGCCGCTGGACGAGTCGGCCCGCGCCGATGGGTACCGCGTGTTCAACGCCGACCCCGCGGTCGGCGGGCGCTACTCGGCGCTCACGGCCTTCGGCCTCGTCCCGGCGGGTCTCGCCGGTGTCGACATCGAGGATCTTCTGACCGAGGCGGATGCCACGCTCCTCGAGGTCGCGATCGACAGCCCCGAGAACCCGGCGCTCGTGCTCGCCGCGGCGATCGCCGGCGGGAACCCGCGCCGCGACAAGCTCGGCCTCGTCGCCGACGGCACCCACATCGTCGGGCTCCCCGACTGGATCGAGCAGCTCGTCGCGGAGTCGACCGGCAAGCAGGGCACGGGCATCCTCCCAGTGGTCCTCCTGCCGGTGTCCCCCGAGGTCGAGACGCCGCCGGCCGATCTCCAGATCGTGCGGTTCGTCGACGACGCGGAGCACTTCCGTCTGTTCGAGCGCCACGAGGGCGAAGTGCTCGTCAGCGGCTCGCTCGCCGCGCAGTTCGTGGTGTGGGAGTACGCGACGGCGGTCGCCGGCCGCATCCTCGGCATCAACCCGTTCGACCAGCCCGACGTGGAGTCGGCGAAGGTCGCCGCGCGCGGCCTCCTGGACGCACGGCCCGAGCCGACGCCGCCGGCATTCACGGTGGAGGGCGTCGAGGTCCGCGTGAGCGACCCGGCGCTCGGCGCATCCGGCACCGTCGCGGGAGTCCTCGACGCGCTATGGTCCCGCCTCGCCGAAGACGGCTATGTCTCGATCCAGGCGTACGTCAACCGGCTGCAGCTCCCGCAGCTGCAGGGCCTGCGCGAGCTCGTGGCGGCCGATTCGCGCCGCCCGGCGACGTTCGGCTGGGGTCCGCGGTTCCTGCACTCGACGGGTCAGTACCACAAGGGCGGTCCGGCGACCGGCGTGTTCCTGCAGATCCTCGAGCGCACGGACGTCGACCTCGAGATCCCGGACCGTCCGTTCACGTTCGGTCAGCTCATCGAGGCGCAGGCGGCCGGCGACGCGAGCGTGCTCGCCGAGCACGGCCGACCCGTCGTCACACTGACGCTCACCGACCCGCAGGTCGAGGTGCTGTCGCTGTTCGAAGCGGCTCAGTAG
- the zwf gene encoding glucose-6-phosphate dehydrogenase: MSDETPVSSHAPTGQGIEISRGRNPLRDPQDHRLNRIAGPSALVIFGVTGDLSRKKLMPAVYDLANRGLLPPGFALVGFARRDWEDQDFAQVVHDAVRQNARTEFRDETWKQLLEGIRFVSGEFHDEEAFRRLRETVERLDVERGTMGNHAYYLSIPPKDFPIVAEQLKASGLVDDTADQPDRWRRVVIEKPFGHDLASARSLNDALRSAFPADSIFRIDHYLGKETVQNILALRFANELYEPIWNRNYVDHVQITMAEDIGVGGRAGYYDGIGAARDVIQNHLLQLMALTAMEEPISFDARDLRAEKEKVLAAVTLPNDLARTTSRGQYAGGWQGGEKVPGFLEEEGMSPDSTTETYAAITLEVNTRRWAGVPFYLRTGKRLGRRVTEIAVIFKRAPELLFSRAQTSGLGQNALVIRVQPDEGVTIRFGSKVPGAGAQVRDVTMDFGYGHAFTEASPEAYERLILDVLLGDPPLFPRHEEVELSWKILDPIEQFWEAQGGPLEQYSPGSWGPASAAAMLARDGRTWRRP, encoded by the coding sequence ATGAGCGATGAGACTCCCGTATCGAGTCATGCCCCGACGGGCCAGGGGATCGAGATCTCGCGCGGCCGCAACCCGCTGCGCGATCCCCAGGACCACCGGCTCAACCGCATCGCGGGCCCGAGCGCGCTCGTGATCTTCGGCGTGACGGGAGACCTGTCGCGCAAGAAGCTCATGCCCGCGGTGTACGACCTCGCCAACCGCGGTCTCCTTCCTCCCGGGTTCGCTCTCGTCGGCTTCGCCCGACGCGACTGGGAGGATCAGGACTTCGCCCAGGTCGTCCATGACGCGGTGCGACAGAACGCTCGCACAGAGTTCCGCGACGAGACGTGGAAGCAGCTGCTCGAGGGCATCCGGTTCGTCTCTGGGGAATTCCACGATGAAGAGGCCTTCCGGCGCCTGCGCGAGACCGTCGAGCGCCTGGACGTCGAGCGCGGCACGATGGGCAACCACGCCTACTACCTATCGATCCCGCCGAAGGACTTCCCCATCGTCGCGGAGCAGCTCAAGGCCTCCGGCCTCGTCGACGACACGGCCGACCAGCCCGACCGCTGGCGCCGCGTCGTGATCGAGAAGCCCTTCGGGCACGACCTCGCGTCAGCGCGCTCGCTCAACGACGCGCTGCGGTCGGCGTTCCCGGCGGACTCGATCTTCCGGATCGACCACTACCTCGGCAAGGAGACGGTCCAGAACATCCTGGCGCTGCGCTTCGCGAACGAGCTGTACGAGCCGATCTGGAACCGCAACTACGTCGACCACGTGCAGATCACGATGGCCGAAGACATCGGCGTGGGCGGACGCGCGGGCTACTACGACGGGATCGGCGCCGCGCGCGACGTCATCCAGAACCACCTGCTCCAGCTCATGGCGCTCACCGCGATGGAGGAGCCCATCAGCTTCGATGCGCGCGACCTGCGCGCTGAGAAGGAGAAGGTGCTCGCCGCCGTCACGCTCCCGAACGACCTCGCACGCACGACGTCGCGCGGTCAGTACGCGGGCGGCTGGCAGGGTGGCGAGAAGGTTCCCGGCTTCCTCGAAGAGGAAGGGATGAGCCCGGATTCCACGACCGAGACCTACGCCGCGATCACGCTCGAAGTGAACACGCGGCGGTGGGCGGGGGTGCCCTTCTACCTCCGCACGGGCAAGCGACTCGGTCGCCGAGTCACCGAGATCGCGGTGATCTTCAAGCGCGCGCCGGAACTCCTCTTCTCGCGCGCGCAGACCTCCGGGCTCGGGCAGAACGCCCTCGTCATCCGCGTCCAGCCCGACGAAGGCGTCACGATCCGCTTCGGGTCGAAGGTTCCCGGAGCCGGTGCGCAGGTGCGCGACGTCACGATGGACTTCGGTTACGGCCACGCGTTCACCGAGGCGAGCCCCGAAGCGTACGAGCGCCTGATCCTCGACGTCCTTCTCGGCGACCCTCCCCTCTTCCCCCGCCACGAAGAGGTCGAGCTCTCGTGGAAGATCCTCGACCCGATCGAGCAATTCTGGGAAGCGCAGGGCGGCCCGCTCGAGCAATACTCCCCCGGCTCGTGGGGCCCGGCATCCGCCGCCGCGATGCTCGCCCGTGACGGACGCACCTGGAGGCGCCCATGA